Proteins encoded together in one Vibrio metoecus window:
- a CDS encoding MAPEG family protein, giving the protein MVTTGYAVVLCGWLIYLAVQVIRQRRKHQVLFADGGVDALVRARSAQSNATEYIPIFLILLGLAEMNGVNVWWIHALGVAFVVGRVLHADSMFKATIPNRVRGMQLTFGCLVVLMVLNLWELPYSKFFYPLPT; this is encoded by the coding sequence ATGGTCACAACAGGATATGCCGTCGTGCTGTGCGGCTGGTTGATTTATTTAGCCGTACAGGTGATTCGTCAGCGGCGTAAACATCAGGTGCTGTTTGCCGATGGTGGTGTGGATGCCTTAGTCCGGGCGCGCAGTGCGCAGAGTAATGCGACGGAATACATTCCCATTTTCCTAATCCTACTCGGTTTAGCTGAAATGAATGGGGTTAATGTGTGGTGGATTCACGCACTCGGCGTGGCCTTTGTGGTAGGGCGGGTGTTACACGCTGATTCGATGTTTAAAGCCACCATTCCTAATCGTGTGCGCGGTATGCAGCTCACTTTTGGCTGCTTAGTGGTGCTGATGGTGTTAAACTTATGGGAATTGCCTTATAGCAAGTTCTTCTATCCCCTTCCTACTTGA